The following are from one region of the Nicotiana tomentosiformis chromosome 7, ASM39032v3, whole genome shotgun sequence genome:
- the LOC138896056 gene encoding uncharacterized protein: MEKIKIITERLKTAQSHQKFYSDVCRRDLEFKEDDWVFLKFFPMKGIMQFGKKGKLSVRYVGPYRIIQRIGQVAYKLELPAEMSLVHPLFHVSILKKVVGDLSFIVPVKATEVNEELTYEEIPIVILDREVRKLRFKEIASVKVLWQNQ, encoded by the coding sequence atggagaagatTAAGATTATTACGGAACgcttgaaaactgctcagagtcatcaaaagttCTATTCGGATGTGTGTCGGAGGGATTTGGAGtttaaagaggatgattgggtattcttgaagtttttccccatgaagggtataatgcagtttggtaagaaagggaagttgAGTGTGAGGTATGTTGgaccatacagaatcattcagaggattggtcaggtggcttacaagcttgaactacctgcagagatgtcattagtgcacccgttGTTCCACGTATCCATATTGAAGAAAGTGGTTGGAGATCTATCGTTTATTGTTCCAGTTAAGGCTACTGAGGTTaacgaggaattgacttatgaagaaattccaattGTCATTCTTGATAGGGAAGTCCGTAAGCTGAGAtttaaagaaattgcctccgtaaaAGTATTATGGCAAAACCaatag